The bacterium genome segment TCTTCGCCCAGGGCCAGCACCGCGTCACATCCGGCCCGAACCGCGGCCACCGCTGCGTCGCCCATCCCGTAGTGGTCCGCGATGGCGCGCATGCTCATCGAGTCGGTGAAGACCAGGCCCCCGAACCCCCAGTGCTCACGCAGGATCCCGGTCAGAATCGGCGCGGACAGCGTGGCCGGCACGCCGGAGGGGTCGAGCGCAGGATACACGATGTGCGCGGTCATGATCCCCGCCACCCCGGCACGCACCGCCGCGGCAAACGGCGCCAACTCCACGGCTTCAAGCCGCTCGCGGCCATGGTCCACCCTGGGGAGTCCCAGGTGTGAGTCCATGGTGGTGTCGCCGTGGCCGGGAAAGTGCTTGGCCGTCGCCGCCACGCCGGAGGACTGCAGGCCCCGGATGTAGGCAAGCCCCATCGCCGCCACGCTCGCGGGGGAGTCCCCAAAGGCGCGCGCACCGATGATCGGGTTCGACGGGTTGGTGTTCACGTCCAGCACCGGCGCAAAGTTCAGGTGGATGCCCATCGCGCGCAGCTCCCGTCCCGCGATGCGCCCGGCTGCCTGGGCCAGTGCCGGATCTCCGGCGGCACCGAGCGCCATCGCTGAGGGCAGCGGCGTTACGCGCGGCGGGAGGGTTGTCGCGTGCAGCTGGGGGTCGCCTGAACGCGGAGGAAAGCGCGTAACCGCGCCTCCCTCGTGGTCTATGGTCACCCACGGCGGAGGTGCACCTGCGTCCTGCGCGATCGCCAGAAGCGCATCCGTCAGTTGAGCCACCTGGACCGGGGAGGTGATGTTCTTGCGAAAGAGCACCACTCCCAGGATGTGCCGGTCGGCGATCAGCCGTTCCAGCGCCGAAGATGGCGCGGTGCCGGGGAAGTCCACCAGGCACAACCGGCCGGCCGCGCGCCGGGCATCCCGGCCCGGCACAATCACAGCAG includes the following:
- the nagZ gene encoding beta-N-acetylhexosaminidase, with product MIVPGRDARRAAGRLCLVDFPGTAPSSALERLIADRHILGVVLFRKNITSPVQVAQLTDALLAIAQDAGAPPPWVTIDHEGGAVTRFPPRSGDPQLHATTLPPRVTPLPSAMALGAAGDPALAQAAGRIAGRELRAMGIHLNFAPVLDVNTNPSNPIIGARAFGDSPASVAAMGLAYIRGLQSSGVAATAKHFPGHGDTTMDSHLGLPRVDHGRERLEAVELAPFAAAVRAGVAGIMTAHIVYPALDPSGVPATLSAPILTGILREHWGFGGLVFTDSMSMRAIADHYGMGDAAVAAVRAGCDAVLALGEEPAQQEVLDRLAVAIEQGEISGARLAETRARVAAAAGGWGVGNPRPTRAEAADCPTAMAGLDAVDASEHERIAAQIAAAAVTLVRDRPGILPLPQGLLSVVSIPCGTSDPSGPLDGVGPDLAYALRRHGAVVGEIHPHDVSIPDGPVVAVTCVRGTPDPGTVAAVRTLHRLVGDRLIVVAAGDPYDLALLPEIPVYVATYGPDEPSLNAAARVLLGQARAGGKMPVNLGDTADEAPGALG